In the genome of Rhodoplanes sp. Z2-YC6860, one region contains:
- a CDS encoding cupin domain-containing protein, which produces MDAVTPKHITADEHSHVVKPADMDWKPTRFPGCEVKTLLMDEKTGLMTALMRFAPGAVLPDHEHVNIEQTYVLEGRLVDKEGPVEGLEAKKGEFVWREPGSRHSAWCPDGGLMLAIFQVPNKFYEKDGRVTDPTGKIWDEVWGHTGKA; this is translated from the coding sequence ATGGACGCCGTCACGCCGAAACACATCACCGCCGACGAGCACTCGCACGTGGTGAAGCCCGCCGACATGGACTGGAAGCCGACGCGCTTTCCGGGCTGCGAAGTAAAGACCCTGCTGATGGACGAGAAGACCGGCCTGATGACCGCGCTGATGCGCTTTGCGCCGGGCGCCGTTCTGCCGGACCATGAGCACGTCAACATCGAGCAGACCTATGTGCTCGAAGGGCGCCTGGTCGACAAGGAAGGCCCGGTTGAGGGCCTTGAGGCCAAGAAGGGTGAGTTCGTCTGGCGCGAGCCGGGCAGTCGCCATTCGGCCTGGTGCCCGGACGGTGGCCTGATGCTGGCGATCTTCCAGGTGCCGAACAAATTTTACGAGAAGGACGGCCGCGTCACCGATCCGACCGGCAAGATCTGGGACGAGGTCTGGGGCCATACCGGCAAGGCCTGA
- a CDS encoding DUF1801 domain-containing protein encodes MKKAMTTKKSGSKEGAAAGTPSQLIDTRIKELGDWRGEMLARVRALIKQADPEVVEEWKWRGVPVWEHAGIICTGETYKAVVKLTFAKGASLDDPSRLFNSSLEGNTRRAIDIHEGDKIDEKAFKTLVRAAVTLNVSKPARRKT; translated from the coding sequence ATGAAGAAAGCGATGACCACCAAAAAGAGCGGCTCGAAGGAAGGCGCCGCGGCAGGCACTCCCTCCCAGCTGATCGATACGAGGATCAAGGAGCTCGGCGACTGGCGCGGCGAGATGCTCGCCCGGGTTCGTGCGCTCATCAAGCAGGCCGATCCCGAAGTGGTCGAGGAGTGGAAGTGGCGCGGCGTTCCGGTGTGGGAGCACGCCGGCATCATCTGCACCGGCGAGACCTACAAGGCCGTCGTGAAGCTGACCTTCGCCAAGGGCGCATCGCTCGACGACCCTTCGCGACTGTTCAACTCCAGCCTCGAAGGCAATACCCGGCGTGCCATCGACATTCACGAGGGCGACAAGATCGACGAGAAGGCGTTCAAGACGCTCGTTCGCGCCGCCGTGACGTTGAACGTGTCCAAACCCGCCCGGCGGAAAACCTAG
- a CDS encoding Bug family tripartite tricarboxylate transporter substrate binding protein: MLTRRTMVTGAGAALYAGPALAQSDRTIRIIAGFPAGGGIDVSARLLVDPIKDAFGAPTIVENRTGAAGMIAASTVAKAAPDGRTLLMATSGEIAISHHLYKEKMTYDPLKELAPVALVGIVPCVVVVAEATPVRTPQELIAYAKANPGKLSFSSSGVGNPQQLAGELMNIMAGTNVLHVPYRGSAPAVTDVATGAVTMSFSSLATVQGLMQSGKIRAVAVTSLDRMPQLPDVAPLQDGAPGLKGYELLNWFGLFATGGTPADVIDKINAVTNKTLAEPKTAKTLSDQGIVARKTSPAEFKAFVEAESRKFREVIEKAKIKLEN, encoded by the coding sequence ATGCTGACACGGCGCACGATGGTGACGGGCGCAGGAGCCGCGCTGTACGCTGGGCCGGCGCTGGCGCAGTCCGATCGGACCATCCGGATCATTGCAGGCTTTCCCGCCGGCGGCGGCATTGACGTTTCGGCGAGGCTTTTGGTCGATCCGATCAAAGACGCGTTCGGCGCGCCGACCATCGTCGAGAACCGCACCGGCGCCGCCGGCATGATTGCGGCCAGCACCGTGGCCAAGGCCGCGCCCGACGGGCGCACCCTTCTGATGGCAACGTCCGGCGAGATCGCGATCAGCCATCATCTCTACAAAGAGAAGATGACCTACGATCCGCTGAAGGAACTCGCGCCGGTGGCGCTGGTCGGCATCGTGCCTTGCGTCGTGGTGGTGGCCGAAGCGACGCCGGTGCGCACGCCGCAGGAACTGATCGCGTATGCCAAGGCCAATCCCGGCAAGCTGTCGTTCTCCTCGTCGGGCGTGGGCAATCCGCAGCAGCTTGCCGGCGAACTCATGAACATCATGGCCGGAACCAACGTGCTGCACGTGCCCTATCGCGGGTCTGCACCCGCGGTGACCGACGTGGCGACCGGCGCCGTGACCATGAGCTTCTCAAGCCTGGCCACGGTGCAGGGCCTGATGCAGTCGGGCAAGATCCGCGCGGTCGCGGTGACCTCGCTCGATCGGATGCCGCAGCTTCCCGATGTGGCGCCCTTGCAGGACGGCGCGCCGGGGCTGAAAGGCTACGAGCTGCTCAACTGGTTCGGGCTGTTTGCGACCGGCGGCACGCCCGCCGACGTGATCGACAAGATCAACGCCGTCACCAACAAGACGCTGGCGGAGCCCAAGACCGCGAAGACGCTCAGCGATCAGGGCATCGTCGCGCGCAAGACCAGTCCTGCCGAGTTCAAGGCTTTCGTCGAAGCGGAAAGCCGCAAGTTCCGCGAAGTGATCGAGAAGGCCAAGATCAAGCTGGAGAACTAG
- a CDS encoding small ribosomal subunit Rsm22 family protein, with product MELPPPLRQAVDRALTGVALADLADAAAELSRRYRAERRDGSLHVASRRDALAYLAVRLPATYAAVRSAFSAIAEARPEFSPKTMLDIGAGPGTALWAATDCWALTDALLLEASPVFRNCGEQLAAAADLPSVSWRNADIAKDKIDDAPRDLVTLAYVLNELDPDKRPQVLQRLWQLTADTLVIVEPGTPAGWQRIVAARRQLLEAGAHVIAPCPHAHGCPLQAPDWCHFAERVARSRLHRQAKGAEVPWEDEKFSYVALSRTPAPSARQRVIAQPRKGSGRVTLKLCRPDGSASEQLISRREGELYKRASRSDWGSSL from the coding sequence ATGGAGCTCCCACCCCCATTGCGGCAGGCCGTCGACCGCGCGCTGACCGGTGTCGCGTTGGCCGATCTCGCCGACGCCGCGGCGGAACTGTCACGCCGCTATCGCGCAGAGCGGCGCGATGGTTCGCTTCACGTCGCAAGCCGCCGGGATGCGCTCGCCTACCTCGCCGTGCGACTGCCTGCGACCTACGCAGCGGTACGCTCGGCTTTTTCTGCCATCGCCGAGGCACGACCGGAGTTTTCGCCCAAAACCATGCTCGATATCGGCGCAGGCCCCGGCACCGCACTTTGGGCCGCAACCGATTGCTGGGCTCTCACCGACGCGCTGCTTCTGGAAGCAAGTCCGGTGTTTCGCAACTGCGGCGAACAGCTCGCAGCCGCGGCCGACCTGCCATCCGTCTCGTGGCGCAACGCGGACATTGCGAAAGACAAAATCGACGACGCGCCACGCGATCTCGTCACGCTGGCTTATGTTCTGAACGAACTTGATCCGGACAAACGGCCGCAAGTTCTACAGCGGCTCTGGCAGTTGACCGCCGACACGCTCGTCATCGTCGAGCCCGGCACGCCGGCCGGCTGGCAGCGGATCGTCGCCGCGCGGCGGCAATTGCTTGAAGCGGGCGCACACGTCATCGCGCCCTGCCCTCATGCCCACGGCTGCCCGCTGCAGGCGCCCGACTGGTGTCATTTCGCCGAGCGCGTGGCGCGTTCGCGGCTGCATCGCCAGGCCAAAGGCGCCGAGGTGCCGTGGGAAGACGAGAAGTTCAGCTATGTGGCGCTGTCGCGAACGCCTGCACCCTCCGCGCGCCAGCGCGTCATTGCTCAGCCGCGCAAAGGCAGCGGCCGCGTCACGCTGAAGCTCTGCCGTCCTGACGGCTCGGCCAGCGAGCAACTGATCTCGCGCCGCGAAGGCGAACTGTACAAACGCGCTTCGCGTAGCGATTGGGGGTCCTCGCTATGA
- the gpt gene encoding xanthine phosphoribosyltransferase, giving the protein MMAQPQAFPDKAFPVSWDQFHRDARALAWRLHAAGPFTAIVAITRGGLVPAAIVARELNVRLIETVCIESYQEYTKQGELRLIKPVAPDIMANRGKGVLIVDDLVDTGKTAKVARELLPEAHFATVYAKPMGRPMVDTFITEVSQDTWIYFPWDTGLAFLPPIREGGA; this is encoded by the coding sequence ATGATGGCGCAACCGCAAGCCTTCCCGGACAAGGCATTTCCGGTGTCGTGGGACCAGTTTCACCGCGACGCCCGCGCGCTCGCTTGGCGGCTTCACGCCGCCGGGCCGTTTACCGCGATTGTCGCCATCACCCGCGGCGGCTTGGTGCCGGCCGCGATCGTGGCGCGTGAATTGAACGTGCGGCTGATCGAGACAGTCTGTATCGAGAGCTATCAGGAATACACCAAGCAGGGCGAGTTGCGGCTGATCAAGCCTGTCGCGCCCGACATCATGGCGAACCGCGGCAAGGGTGTGCTGATCGTCGACGACCTAGTCGATACCGGCAAGACCGCGAAAGTGGCTCGCGAACTGCTGCCCGAGGCGCATTTCGCAACCGTCTATGCGAAGCCGATGGGCCGGCCGATGGTCGACACGTTCATCACCGAGGTGTCGCAGGACACCTGGATCTACTTCCCCTGGGATACGGGGCTCGCGTTCCTGCCGCCGATCCGCGAGGGCGGCGCGTAA
- a CDS encoding universal stress protein: protein MSMKSILVPMEPHDGMASVLETALLLARKCDSYIEGFPLRFGISEFVAVDPAGSIPLESYRQESLEEAAQARKMFEGFMTERSIPRAGAASKGLSCAWLDEAPEGEGFVGSYGRVFDVTVLGRPDANTIGLHNRAIESGLFESGKPILLAPPTPPKQIATNILIHWNCSTEQARTTAFAMPLLHQASQVTVLFVPGGQGVPGPSAEQFLRHLHFNGIPAKLKTVNLDGKTTGQVILEQAKAEGCDLLVKGAYTQSRLRQMIFGGATSHILAHADLPVFMAH from the coding sequence ATGAGCATGAAATCCATTCTGGTTCCTATGGAGCCGCACGACGGCATGGCGTCGGTGCTTGAGACAGCGTTGCTGCTGGCGCGGAAATGCGACAGCTACATTGAAGGGTTCCCGCTACGCTTCGGCATCAGCGAGTTCGTGGCGGTCGATCCGGCTGGATCGATTCCGCTCGAATCCTATCGCCAGGAAAGCCTCGAAGAGGCTGCCCAGGCACGCAAGATGTTTGAAGGGTTCATGACCGAGCGGAGCATTCCGCGGGCCGGCGCAGCCTCCAAGGGGCTGTCGTGCGCCTGGCTCGACGAGGCGCCCGAAGGCGAGGGCTTCGTCGGCAGCTACGGCCGGGTGTTCGACGTCACGGTGCTGGGGCGGCCTGACGCCAATACGATCGGGCTGCACAACCGCGCCATCGAGTCGGGCCTGTTCGAAAGCGGCAAGCCGATCCTGCTGGCGCCGCCCACACCGCCCAAGCAGATCGCCACCAACATCCTGATCCATTGGAATTGCAGCACCGAGCAGGCGCGGACCACGGCCTTCGCCATGCCGTTGCTGCATCAGGCCTCACAGGTCACGGTGCTGTTCGTTCCCGGCGGCCAGGGTGTGCCGGGTCCGTCGGCCGAGCAGTTCCTGCGGCATCTTCATTTCAACGGCATCCCGGCCAAGCTCAAGACCGTCAACCTCGATGGCAAGACCACCGGACAGGTGATCCTCGAGCAGGCCAAGGCCGAGGGCTGCGATCTTCTGGTCAAGGGCGCATACACCCAGAGCCGGTTGCGGCAGATGATCTTCGGCGGCGCGACGAGCCATATCCTGGCTCATGCCGACCTTCCGGTGTTCATGGCGCACTGA
- a CDS encoding methionine synthase, producing MFPTTIAGSLPKPSWLAEPDKLWPQWRLTGPDLAAGKFDATLLALKLQEDAGIDIVTDGEQSRQHFVHGFLEFVDGIDFGKKVEMGIRNNRYKAMVPTVTGALKLRGRVHGAEARFARAHTTRKLKITMPGPMTIIDTIADAHYGDRVKMAFAFADLLNQEARALEADGVDAIQFDEPAFNVYMKDVSTWGVEALHRAIDGLKCRTAVHICYGYGIKANIDWKTTLGGEWRQYEDTFPALAASRLTEVSLECIHSKVPIELLALLKGKDVQIGVIDVATDAIETPEQVAATIEAALKHVAKERIIAGTNCGMAPMRRDIAAAKLVALGQGVALARKRFG from the coding sequence CCTCGTGGCTGGCCGAGCCCGACAAGCTATGGCCGCAATGGCGGCTCACGGGCCCGGATCTTGCGGCCGGCAAGTTCGACGCGACGCTGTTGGCGCTCAAGCTGCAGGAGGACGCCGGCATCGACATCGTCACCGATGGCGAGCAGTCGCGGCAGCACTTCGTCCACGGCTTTCTCGAATTCGTAGACGGCATCGACTTCGGCAAGAAGGTCGAGATGGGCATCCGCAACAACCGCTACAAGGCGATGGTGCCCACCGTCACCGGCGCGTTGAAGCTTCGCGGCCGCGTCCACGGCGCGGAGGCCCGCTTTGCCCGCGCCCACACCACGCGCAAGCTCAAGATCACCATGCCCGGTCCGATGACCATCATCGACACCATCGCCGACGCGCATTACGGCGACCGGGTGAAGATGGCGTTTGCCTTTGCCGACCTCCTCAACCAGGAGGCTCGCGCGCTCGAGGCCGACGGCGTCGACGCCATCCAGTTCGATGAGCCGGCCTTCAACGTCTACATGAAGGACGTCTCGACCTGGGGCGTCGAGGCTCTGCATCGCGCCATTGACGGGCTCAAATGCCGGACCGCAGTGCACATCTGCTACGGCTACGGCATCAAGGCCAACATCGACTGGAAGACCACACTCGGCGGCGAATGGCGGCAATACGAGGACACCTTCCCGGCGCTCGCGGCAAGCCGCCTCACCGAGGTGTCGCTGGAATGCATCCACTCGAAGGTGCCGATCGAATTGCTTGCGCTGCTCAAGGGTAAGGATGTCCAGATCGGCGTCATCGACGTGGCGACCGATGCGATCGAGACACCCGAGCAGGTCGCCGCAACCATCGAGGCGGCGCTCAAGCATGTGGCGAAGGAGCGCATCATCGCCGGCACCAATTGCGGCATGGCGCCGATGCGCCGCGACATCGCGGCGGCGAAGCTTGTGGCGTTGGGTCAGGGCGTGGCGCTCGCGCGCAAGCGCTTCGGCTGA
- a CDS encoding methyl-accepting chemotaxis protein — MIQRLSVNLLLKSVILTLSAAIVIVLSVGAWNSWHRQATVQRIAGVVETSASFFTALHNLRVDRSTTSRELASDRTYSTLPDQLRTLREAEMPALKAGLASMANLDFPGRDAAVAALDKSIKKLEVLHKASAAALAQPKASRPSGLAKEAFAEMDGLVQMIDSLTARMMASVKLEDGYVDQLLLIKQLAWETRNSAGDSSVMISNTLGGVALPPDAMMTYTASVAKAENAWATLEQVASGLNLPAAFHKAVATAKQEFFGDYSQLRLKTFKALMAKEAVPYTVATWLPMSVGKLGTLLHVAESALDTAKEHAAREHAAAITSFSIQVSLLLVAIAFSAGMMFVVTRRVTSPLRQIQQAMLKVAEGDFSVVLPGLDRKDEIGDVSNAVEKFKVLADEKARREAAEATQRMKSEADRQAEAARLEAERQDAEARAQAKVAEEQGRAVGMLAEGLQKLTEGELSFRLGEGFSEAYRQIRDNFNSAIGQIEETIGGIKTSAGEVTNASKEISTSTTDLSQRTEEQAASLEETSASMEEISTTVKKNAENAQAANHSAAATRAVADRGGEVVAKAVNAMAKIEESSRQISDIIGVIDEIARQTNLLALNAAVEAARAGDAGRGFAVVAAEVRSLAQRSSQAAKDIKDLITNSSGQVQEGVDLVNRAGQALQEIVESIKTVASIVAEIATASSEQSSGIEQVNKALSQMDEVTQQNSALVEENAATAKVLEQQARAMDERVAFFHVSAMDHAGASRSAASVVRKAAPIRPSVSKPAAKSARAVTQGALAVKNDPDWAEF, encoded by the coding sequence ATGATCCAACGCCTATCCGTCAACCTGCTGTTGAAGTCGGTCATCCTGACGCTGTCGGCCGCAATCGTGATCGTGCTGTCGGTCGGTGCCTGGAACTCGTGGCACCGGCAGGCGACGGTCCAACGGATCGCGGGAGTCGTCGAGACGTCGGCGAGCTTCTTCACGGCGCTGCACAATCTGCGGGTCGATCGTTCGACGACGTCCCGCGAACTCGCCTCGGACCGCACCTATTCGACGCTGCCTGACCAGTTGCGCACCCTGCGTGAGGCCGAAATGCCGGCTCTGAAGGCGGGGCTTGCTTCGATGGCCAACCTGGACTTCCCCGGGCGCGATGCCGCGGTCGCCGCGCTCGACAAGTCGATCAAGAAGCTCGAAGTGCTGCACAAGGCATCCGCTGCAGCTCTGGCGCAGCCGAAGGCTTCGCGGCCGTCTGGCCTCGCCAAGGAGGCCTTCGCCGAGATGGATGGCCTTGTTCAGATGATCGACAGTCTGACGGCGCGGATGATGGCGTCCGTGAAGCTCGAAGATGGCTATGTCGACCAGTTGCTTCTGATCAAGCAGCTTGCTTGGGAAACGCGCAACAGTGCCGGCGACTCGTCGGTGATGATCTCGAACACGCTTGGCGGTGTGGCGTTGCCGCCGGACGCGATGATGACCTACACCGCGAGTGTCGCCAAGGCGGAGAACGCCTGGGCCACGCTTGAACAGGTCGCTTCGGGCCTAAATCTGCCGGCAGCCTTTCACAAGGCGGTTGCCACCGCCAAGCAGGAGTTCTTCGGTGACTACAGTCAACTGCGGCTGAAGACGTTCAAGGCCCTGATGGCCAAGGAGGCGGTGCCATACACGGTCGCCACTTGGCTGCCGATGTCGGTCGGCAAGCTCGGCACGCTGCTGCATGTCGCCGAGTCGGCGCTGGACACGGCAAAGGAGCACGCCGCGCGTGAACACGCCGCGGCGATCACCTCGTTTTCGATTCAAGTTTCGTTGCTGCTCGTCGCGATCGCCTTCAGCGCGGGCATGATGTTCGTGGTGACGCGCCGGGTCACGAGCCCGTTGCGCCAGATTCAGCAGGCAATGCTGAAGGTGGCGGAAGGCGACTTCTCAGTGGTGCTGCCGGGGCTCGATCGCAAGGACGAGATCGGCGACGTGTCGAATGCCGTCGAGAAATTCAAGGTGCTGGCGGACGAGAAGGCGCGGCGCGAGGCCGCCGAGGCCACGCAGCGCATGAAGTCGGAGGCGGATCGTCAGGCCGAAGCGGCCCGCCTCGAAGCCGAGCGCCAGGATGCTGAGGCTCGCGCCCAGGCGAAGGTCGCCGAAGAGCAGGGCCGTGCGGTCGGCATGCTGGCCGAAGGCCTGCAGAAGCTGACCGAAGGCGAACTCAGCTTCCGGCTGGGAGAAGGCTTCAGCGAGGCCTATCGGCAAATCCGCGACAATTTCAATTCGGCGATCGGCCAGATCGAAGAAACGATCGGTGGCATCAAGACCTCGGCCGGCGAGGTCACCAACGCCTCGAAGGAAATTTCCACAAGCACGACCGATCTGTCGCAGCGGACCGAGGAACAGGCCGCGAGCCTTGAGGAGACGTCGGCCTCGATGGAGGAAATCTCTACCACGGTGAAGAAGAACGCCGAGAACGCCCAGGCGGCCAATCATTCGGCTGCGGCAACACGGGCGGTGGCGGACCGCGGCGGCGAGGTGGTCGCCAAGGCCGTGAATGCCATGGCCAAGATCGAGGAGTCGTCGCGGCAGATCTCCGATATCATCGGCGTGATCGACGAGATCGCACGGCAGACGAATCTGTTGGCGCTGAACGCGGCAGTCGAAGCGGCGCGTGCCGGCGATGCCGGCCGGGGCTTCGCGGTGGTGGCGGCCGAAGTCCGCAGCCTCGCGCAGCGGTCGTCCCAGGCGGCGAAAGACATCAAGGACCTGATCACCAATTCGAGCGGTCAAGTGCAAGAGGGCGTCGACCTCGTGAACAGGGCCGGACAGGCGCTCCAGGAGATCGTCGAGTCGATCAAGACCGTGGCCAGCATCGTGGCCGAAATCGCCACGGCCAGCAGCGAGCAGTCATCCGGCATCGAGCAGGTCAACAAGGCGCTGAGCCAGATGGACGAGGTGACGCAGCAGAACTCGGCGCTGGTCGAGGAGAATGCCGCGACCGCCAAGGTGCTGGAGCAGCAGGCCCGTGCCATGGACGAGCGGGTGGCGTTCTTCCATGTCAGCGCCATGGACCACGCCGGTGCGAGCCGCAGCGCTGCTTCGGTTGTGCGAAAGGCTGCGCCGATCAGGCCGTCCGTCAGCAAGCCGGCGGCAAAGTCTGCCCGCGCCGTCACGCAGGGCGCGCTGGCGGTCAAGAACGATCCCGACTGGGCAGAGTTCTAG
- a CDS encoding competence/damage-inducible protein A has protein sequence MNDTSGTAVITAAILVIGDEILSGRTKDKNIGYIAEYLTNIGVDLREVRVVPDIEEEIVNALNALRHRYTYVFTTGGIGPTHDDITADCVAKAFGVSIDVDPRARALLLTRIAEKDLNEARLRMARIPKGADLILNKVSAAPGFRIGNVHVMAGVPSIMQAMLDEVAPTLKTGVKMLSETIRANCREGDIGGPLGEVAKAHPDVMIGSYPFQDDGRPNTNLVVRSRDPQKLAAAKAAVEDMLARVHTTLKQTA, from the coding sequence ATGAACGACACGTCGGGCACAGCCGTCATCACCGCGGCGATCCTGGTGATTGGCGACGAAATCCTGTCCGGCCGGACCAAGGACAAGAACATCGGCTACATCGCCGAATATCTGACCAATATCGGCGTCGACCTGCGCGAGGTCCGCGTGGTGCCCGATATCGAGGAAGAGATCGTCAACGCGCTGAACGCGCTGCGCCACCGCTACACCTACGTGTTCACCACCGGCGGCATCGGCCCGACCCATGACGACATCACGGCCGACTGCGTCGCCAAGGCGTTCGGCGTTTCGATCGACGTGGACCCGCGCGCCCGCGCGCTGCTGCTCACCCGCATCGCCGAGAAGGACCTGAACGAGGCGCGGCTGCGCATGGCGCGCATCCCCAAGGGCGCCGATCTCATTCTCAACAAGGTGTCGGCGGCGCCGGGCTTTCGCATCGGCAATGTGCATGTGATGGCGGGCGTGCCCTCGATCATGCAGGCCATGCTCGACGAGGTGGCGCCGACGCTCAAGACCGGCGTGAAAATGCTGTCCGAGACGATCCGCGCCAATTGCCGGGAGGGCGACATCGGCGGTCCGTTGGGCGAGGTCGCCAAGGCTCATCCGGACGTGATGATCGGCAGCTACCCGTTCCAGGACGACGGCCGGCCCAACACCAATCTTGTAGTGCGTTCGCGCGATCCGCAGAAGCTCGCCGCCGCCAAGGCCGCAGTGGAAGACATGCTGGCGCGCGTGCACACCACGCTGAAGCAGACCGCCTAG